In Aurantimicrobium minutum, the following proteins share a genomic window:
- the ilvD gene encoding dihydroxy-acid dehydratase, which translates to MPENDMKPRSRDVTDGIEKAASRGMLRAVGMGDEDWSKPQIGVASSWNEITPCNLSLDRLAQACKEGVHSGGGYPLQFGTVSVSDGISMGHEGMHFSLVSREVIADSVETVMQAERLDGSVLLAGCDKSLPGMLMAAARLDLASVFLYAGSIAPGWVRLSDGTEKNVTIIDAFEAVGACKAGTMSEEDLDRIERAICPGEGACGGMYTANTMASIAEALGMSLPGSAAPPSADRRRDYFAHRSGEAVVNLIRQGITARDIMTRKAFDNAIAVLMAFGGSTNAILHLLAIAREADVDLTLDDFNKIADKVPHIGDLKPFGQYVMNDVDRVGGVPVVMKALLDAGLMHGDALTVTGKTLAENLEEMNLMPLDGEVIRTLDNPIHATGGISILHGTLAPEGAVVKTAGFDLDVFEGPARVFERERAAMDALTEGSIKKGDIVLIRYEGPKGGPGMREMLAITAAIKGAGLGKDVLLLTDGRFSGGTTGLCIGHIAPEAVDGGPVALVRDGDLIRVDIAARTLDLLVDESELEARRIGWAPLPPRYTRGVLAKYSKLVHSASEGAITG; encoded by the coding sequence ATGCCAGAAAACGACATGAAACCACGTAGTCGCGACGTCACAGACGGTATAGAAAAAGCCGCCTCTCGAGGAATGCTTCGTGCTGTCGGCATGGGAGACGAAGACTGGAGCAAACCACAGATTGGTGTTGCCAGCTCGTGGAATGAAATCACCCCCTGCAACCTCAGTCTCGACAGACTTGCACAGGCCTGTAAAGAAGGCGTGCACTCCGGCGGTGGGTACCCACTCCAATTCGGAACAGTCTCGGTTTCAGACGGTATTTCCATGGGCCACGAGGGAATGCACTTCTCTCTGGTATCTCGTGAGGTAATTGCTGACTCGGTTGAAACCGTCATGCAGGCAGAGCGCCTCGACGGTTCTGTTCTCTTGGCTGGATGTGACAAGTCACTTCCTGGCATGTTGATGGCTGCTGCACGTCTGGATCTGGCCTCTGTCTTCCTCTACGCAGGATCTATCGCCCCAGGTTGGGTACGTCTTTCTGACGGCACCGAAAAGAATGTCACCATCATCGACGCTTTTGAGGCTGTGGGGGCCTGTAAGGCCGGCACCATGAGCGAAGAAGACCTCGATCGCATCGAACGAGCTATCTGCCCCGGTGAGGGTGCGTGTGGCGGTATGTACACCGCCAACACCATGGCATCCATCGCTGAAGCACTCGGCATGAGCCTGCCAGGTTCTGCAGCTCCACCGAGCGCAGACCGCCGCCGAGACTACTTCGCTCACCGTTCAGGGGAAGCAGTCGTCAACCTTATTCGTCAGGGAATCACTGCGCGCGACATCATGACCAGAAAAGCGTTCGATAACGCTATTGCCGTTTTGATGGCCTTTGGTGGATCGACCAACGCCATTCTTCACCTCCTAGCTATTGCGCGTGAAGCTGACGTTGATCTCACTCTGGATGACTTCAACAAGATCGCTGACAAGGTTCCCCACATCGGTGACCTCAAGCCCTTCGGTCAGTACGTCATGAACGATGTAGACCGTGTTGGTGGTGTCCCTGTCGTGATGAAGGCACTTCTTGATGCAGGTTTGATGCACGGTGATGCCCTTACCGTCACTGGAAAGACACTGGCAGAAAATCTCGAAGAGATGAATCTCATGCCACTTGATGGTGAAGTTATCCGCACGCTAGATAACCCCATTCACGCAACCGGTGGAATTTCGATTCTGCACGGAACTCTGGCTCCCGAAGGCGCTGTGGTGAAGACCGCAGGGTTTGATTTGGACGTATTTGAAGGTCCTGCCCGTGTATTTGAGCGCGAACGTGCCGCAATGGATGCCCTCACCGAAGGCAGCATCAAGAAGGGCGACATTGTCCTCATCCGCTACGAAGGCCCTAAGGGTGGCCCCGGTATGCGTGAGATGCTCGCCATCACCGCTGCCATCAAGGGTGCGGGACTGGGTAAAGATGTTCTACTATTGACAGACGGACGATTCTCAGGCGGCACAACCGGACTGTGTATCGGCCATATAGCTCCCGAGGCAGTTGACGGTGGACCCGTTGCCCTCGTGCGCGATGGTGATCTCATACGGGTCGATATCGCAGCTCGGACGCTCGACTTACTCGTCGACGAATCAGAGCTCGAAGCTCGCCGAATCGGCTGGGCTCCGCTCCCTCCGCGTTACACCAGGGGTGTACTTGCTAAGTACTCCAAGCTGGTTCATTCCGCATCAGAGGGTGCGATTACTGGGTAA
- a CDS encoding acetolactate synthase large subunit, which translates to MSTESLPTSAPSASSTAPEMTGAEAVVRSLELLGVTDVFGLPGGAILPVYDPLMDSKKLRHILVRHEQGAGHAAQGYASATGKTGVCIATSGPGATNLVTAIADAYMDSVPLLAITGQVFSHLMGTDAFQEADIVGITMPITKHSFLVTKAEDIPATIAAAYHIASTGRPGPVLVDITKDAQQALAPFVWPPSIDLPGYRPVTKAHGKQIQAAADLIVEAKKPVFYVGGGIIRSGASAELLELVNLVGAPVVTTLMARGAFPDSHENNLGMPGMHGTVPAVLALQDADLLITLGARFDDRVTGKASLFAPNAKVIHVDIDPAEIGKIRAAEVPIVGDLKDVITDLIEVYKDTPGAKKADFSEWWSTLNSLREEYPLGYAEPTDGLLAPQHIITRIGELSGPEAIYTSGVGQHQMWAAQFIKYERPNAWLNSGGAGTMGYSVPAAMGAKVGEPDRVVWAIDGDGCFQMTNQELATCTINNIPIKVAVINNSSLGMVRQWQTLFYDGRYSNTDLNTGHDTIRVPDFVKLADAYGALGIRVTKEEEIDAAIKLALETNDRPVVIDFVVSADSMVWPMVPQGVSNSYVQYARDHAPTWDTDE; encoded by the coding sequence ATGTCTACGGAATCACTCCCCACATCCGCGCCTAGCGCTTCCTCCACTGCGCCAGAAATGACTGGTGCAGAAGCTGTTGTGCGCTCGCTGGAGCTCCTGGGTGTAACAGATGTATTTGGTCTGCCCGGTGGCGCCATCCTTCCGGTTTATGACCCATTGATGGATTCGAAGAAACTGCGCCACATTCTTGTTCGTCATGAGCAAGGGGCTGGTCACGCAGCACAGGGTTACGCTTCGGCAACTGGAAAAACTGGTGTTTGCATCGCGACCTCTGGTCCAGGTGCTACAAACCTGGTGACCGCGATTGCAGATGCCTATATGGACTCTGTTCCGCTTCTGGCGATTACCGGTCAGGTGTTCTCTCACCTGATGGGCACCGATGCCTTCCAAGAGGCTGACATTGTGGGAATCACGATGCCCATTACCAAGCACTCTTTCTTGGTAACCAAGGCAGAAGACATTCCTGCCACTATTGCTGCGGCGTACCACATTGCATCCACAGGACGTCCTGGCCCTGTCCTCGTTGACATCACGAAGGATGCTCAGCAGGCACTTGCGCCCTTTGTGTGGCCGCCTAGCATTGACCTCCCTGGCTACCGCCCGGTAACTAAGGCACACGGCAAGCAGATCCAAGCAGCAGCTGACCTGATTGTTGAAGCCAAGAAGCCCGTGTTCTACGTCGGTGGTGGAATTATCCGCTCGGGTGCCTCCGCTGAACTACTTGAGCTTGTGAACCTCGTGGGTGCACCAGTAGTAACCACGCTGATGGCTCGAGGCGCATTCCCCGACAGCCACGAAAACAACCTTGGTATGCCAGGTATGCACGGAACTGTTCCTGCTGTTCTTGCTCTGCAAGATGCTGATCTGTTGATTACTCTAGGTGCGCGTTTTGATGACCGTGTGACCGGTAAAGCTTCTCTGTTTGCACCTAATGCCAAAGTTATTCACGTTGATATTGATCCTGCAGAAATCGGGAAGATTCGTGCTGCAGAAGTTCCCATCGTGGGAGATCTCAAGGACGTAATTACCGACCTCATTGAGGTCTACAAAGACACCCCTGGAGCGAAGAAAGCTGACTTCAGTGAGTGGTGGAGCACCCTGAATTCTCTGCGTGAAGAGTACCCTCTTGGCTATGCAGAGCCCACAGACGGCTTACTAGCGCCTCAGCACATCATTACGCGCATCGGTGAACTTTCTGGCCCAGAAGCCATTTACACCTCTGGGGTTGGACAGCACCAAATGTGGGCAGCACAGTTCATCAAGTATGAGCGTCCTAACGCCTGGCTGAACTCTGGTGGTGCAGGAACCATGGGTTATTCCGTACCTGCAGCCATGGGAGCCAAGGTGGGTGAACCCGACCGTGTGGTCTGGGCAATCGATGGTGATGGTTGCTTCCAGATGACCAACCAAGAATTGGCTACCTGCACTATCAACAACATCCCCATCAAAGTTGCGGTCATTAATAACTCTTCATTGGGTATGGTTCGCCAGTGGCAGACCCTCTTCTATGACGGTCGTTATTCCAACACTGACTTGAACACCGGTCACGACACCATTCGTGTTCCAGATTTCGTCAAGCTTGCTGACGCCTATGGTGCCCTGGGCATTCGCGTCACCAAAGAAGAAGAAATCGACGCCGCCATCAAGCTTGCTCTTGAGACCAACGACCGCCCTGTGGTGATTGACTTTGTCGTCAGCGCAGATTCGATGGTGTGGCCGATGGTTCCGCAGGGAGTCAGCAACAGCTATGTCCAGTACGCCAGAGACCACGCTCCGACGTGGGATACCGACGAATAA
- the ilvN gene encoding acetolactate synthase small subunit: MSTHVLSLLVEDKPGLLTRVAGLFARRGFNIESLAVGHSEIEGLSRITVVVDVENLPLEQITKQLNKLINVIKIVELDPDQSVMRDHMLIKVRVDNSTRSQVLEAVTLFRARVVDVANDALVIEVTGNGAKISAFLKVLEPYGIKEIAQSGAIAIGRGSKSITERVFKN; this comes from the coding sequence ATGAGTACCCACGTTCTAAGCCTCCTTGTTGAGGACAAGCCAGGTCTACTGACTCGAGTTGCGGGCTTGTTTGCTCGTCGTGGATTCAACATTGAATCTCTTGCGGTAGGTCACAGCGAAATCGAAGGCCTCTCGCGCATCACCGTCGTGGTGGATGTCGAGAACCTTCCGCTGGAGCAGATCACCAAGCAACTCAACAAACTCATCAACGTCATCAAGATTGTTGAACTGGATCCAGACCAGTCCGTCATGCGCGATCACATGTTGATCAAGGTTCGTGTTGATAACTCAACTCGTTCGCAGGTTCTGGAGGCAGTGACGCTCTTCCGTGCTCGTGTTGTTGATGTTGCAAATGATGCCCTGGTGATTGAAGTCACCGGTAACGGCGCAAAGATTTCAGCATTCCTCAAGGTACTTGAGCCCTATGGAATCAAAGAGATTGCACAGTCTGGTGCGATTGCGATTGGTCGTGGAAGTAAATCCATCACCGAGCGCGTGTTCAAAAACTAA
- the ilvC gene encoding ketol-acid reductoisomerase produces the protein MTEIHYDKDADLELIKSKKVAVIGYGSQGHAHALNLHDSGVDVVVGLKANSKSIAKAEEAGLKVMTTAEAAAWGDVIVILAPDQVQRHLYADDIAPNLSAGKTLIFGHGFNIRYGYITAPSNVDVALVAPKGPGHTVRREYLAGRGVPVIVAVENDATGNAWETAWSYSKAIGGLRAGGIKTTFTEETETDLFGEQAVLCGGASQLVMYGFETLVEAGYQPEIAYFEVLHELKLIVDLMWEGGIAKQRWSVSDTAEFGDYVSGPRVIDPSVKEHMKEVLADIQNGAFATRFINDQDAGAPEFLALREKGASHPIEATGRKLRELFAWRPQDKDYTEGSAAR, from the coding sequence GTGACTGAAATTCACTACGACAAGGATGCTGACCTCGAGCTCATCAAGAGCAAGAAGGTTGCAGTTATCGGTTACGGCTCTCAGGGCCACGCACACGCACTCAACCTTCACGATTCAGGTGTTGACGTAGTGGTTGGTCTGAAGGCTAACTCAAAGTCAATCGCTAAAGCAGAAGAAGCTGGCCTCAAGGTCATGACTACTGCTGAAGCTGCTGCATGGGGTGACGTCATCGTCATTCTCGCTCCAGACCAGGTTCAGCGTCACTTGTACGCAGATGACATTGCTCCGAACCTTTCAGCAGGTAAGACCCTCATCTTCGGTCACGGTTTCAACATCCGTTACGGATACATCACCGCTCCTTCGAACGTCGACGTTGCTCTCGTAGCACCAAAGGGCCCAGGTCACACTGTGCGCCGCGAGTACCTCGCAGGCCGTGGTGTTCCTGTCATCGTTGCTGTTGAGAACGATGCAACCGGAAACGCGTGGGAGACTGCATGGTCTTACTCCAAGGCAATCGGTGGTCTGCGTGCCGGTGGTATCAAGACCACCTTCACCGAAGAAACCGAGACTGACCTCTTCGGTGAGCAGGCTGTTCTCTGTGGTGGTGCATCACAGCTGGTCATGTACGGTTTCGAGACCCTCGTTGAGGCTGGGTACCAGCCTGAAATCGCTTACTTTGAGGTTCTGCACGAACTCAAGCTCATCGTGGACCTGATGTGGGAAGGTGGCATCGCCAAGCAGCGTTGGTCGGTTTCCGACACTGCAGAGTTCGGTGACTACGTTTCCGGCCCACGCGTAATTGACCCATCGGTCAAGGAGCACATGAAGGAAGTTCTCGCAGACATCCAAAACGGTGCATTCGCAACCCGCTTCATCAACGACCAGGACGCTGGAGCTCCCGAGTTCCTCGCTCTTCGCGAAAAGGGTGCTTCTCACCCCATTGAGGCAACTGGTCGCAAGCTGCGTGAATTGTTCGCATGGCGCCCCCAGGACAAGGACTACACCGAGGGTTCTGCAGCCCGCTAG